A window of Paremcibacter congregatus contains these coding sequences:
- a CDS encoding ArsR/SmtB family transcription factor yields MTYQKPHIDISGALSRDAHKVIEALAPRTRWEIFEHVTRRAYSVGEIARLMPVSRPAVSQHLKILKDVGLVQEEVDGVRHIFRADPRQLAVLRRWLDGFWDQALDNMKHLMETQDD; encoded by the coding sequence ATGACTTACCAAAAACCACATATCGACATATCAGGCGCGCTGTCCCGGGACGCTCACAAGGTTATCGAGGCTTTGGCGCCCCGCACCCGTTGGGAAATTTTTGAGCATGTTACCCGGCGCGCCTATTCCGTGGGCGAGATAGCCCGTCTGATGCCGGTCAGCCGTCCGGCGGTGTCTCAACATCTGAAAATCCTGAAAGATGTGGGACTGGTGCAGGAGGAAGTTGACGGGGTGCGGCATATCTTTCGGGCGGATCCCCGGCAGCTCGCCGTTTTGCGCCGTTGGCTGGATGGCTTCTGGGATCAGGCGCTTGACAATATGAAACATCTGATGGAGACACAGGATGACTGA
- a CDS encoding SulP family inorganic anion transporter, with protein MTEQATSEPTKPTRGWVEEFGFNSFSRIKTESFSGLTVALALVPEAVAFAFVAQVNPLVGLYAAFIVGLVTALFGGRPGMISGATGALAVVMVSLVVSHGVEYLFATVVLMGIIQIIAGITHLGKFIRMVPHPVMLGFVNGLAIVIFLAQMGQFKTSSGEWLNGLPLFLMLGFVALTMGIIYVMPKITKAVPGPLAAIVIVTLIVIGFNLDIPRVGDLASIAGGLPTFHIPEIPLTLDSLWIILPYAIILAAIGLIESLLTLNLVSEITEQHGPGASKECAAQGAANLITGFFGGMGGCAMIGQSMINVKSGGRARLSGIVAALSLLAFILFASGLIEQIPLAALIGVMFMVVIGTFAWNSLKLIGKIPRHDIFVIVFVTGITVAYDLAIAVVAGVIISALVFAWETSKHIYATREIDAQGSKIYRLSGPLFFGSVASFMELFDPKQDPDDVIVDFLDSRVLDHSGLQAIDALAIRYDDAGKTLHLRHLSADCRRLLHKARKIVEVSVIEDPEYGVAVDYEGNYTLMRAQPEEGRS; from the coding sequence ATGACAGAGCAGGCAACATCAGAACCGACGAAACCGACGCGGGGCTGGGTCGAGGAATTCGGCTTTAACAGCTTCAGCCGCATCAAGACAGAGAGCTTTTCCGGCCTGACAGTCGCCCTCGCCCTGGTGCCGGAAGCCGTGGCTTTCGCCTTCGTCGCCCAGGTCAATCCGCTGGTCGGGCTCTATGCTGCTTTTATCGTCGGTCTGGTCACCGCCCTGTTCGGCGGACGACCGGGGATGATTTCCGGCGCCACCGGCGCCCTCGCCGTGGTCATGGTCAGTCTGGTGGTCAGTCACGGGGTCGAGTATCTCTTCGCCACCGTCGTCCTGATGGGCATTATACAGATCATCGCCGGGATTACCCATCTCGGCAAATTCATCCGCATGGTGCCCCATCCGGTGATGCTGGGTTTCGTCAATGGCCTGGCGATCGTGATCTTCCTCGCCCAGATGGGACAGTTCAAGACCAGCAGCGGCGAATGGCTGAACGGCCTGCCACTGTTTCTGATGCTGGGTTTCGTCGCCCTGACCATGGGGATCATCTATGTCATGCCGAAAATCACCAAAGCGGTCCCCGGTCCCCTGGCCGCGATTGTCATCGTCACCCTGATCGTGATCGGGTTTAATCTCGACATCCCGCGGGTCGGCGATCTGGCCTCCATCGCCGGTGGTCTGCCGACGTTCCATATCCCGGAAATCCCGCTCACCCTCGACAGCCTGTGGATCATCCTGCCTTACGCGATCATTCTCGCCGCCATTGGCCTGATCGAATCTTTGCTGACCCTTAATCTGGTCAGCGAGATCACCGAACAGCACGGCCCCGGCGCCAGCAAGGAATGCGCGGCCCAGGGCGCGGCCAATCTGATCACCGGCTTTTTCGGTGGCATGGGCGGCTGCGCCATGATCGGCCAGAGCATGATCAATGTAAAATCCGGCGGCCGGGCGCGGCTCAGCGGCATTGTCGCCGCCCTGAGCCTGCTGGCCTTTATCCTGTTCGCCTCCGGCCTGATCGAACAGATCCCCCTCGCCGCCCTGATCGGCGTGATGTTTATGGTGGTGATCGGCACCTTCGCCTGGAACAGCCTGAAACTGATCGGCAAGATCCCGCGCCACGATATCTTCGTCATTGTTTTCGTGACCGGCATTACGGTGGCCTATGACCTGGCGATTGCCGTGGTCGCCGGGGTGATTATCTCGGCCCTGGTGTTCGCCTGGGAGACGTCGAAACATATTTATGCGACACGGGAAATTGACGCGCAAGGCTCTAAAATATACCGTCTGTCCGGGCCGCTGTTCTTCGGTTCTGTCGCGAGCTTTATGGAACTGTTCGATCCCAAGCAGGACCCCGATGACGTGATCGTCGATTTCCTCGATTCCCGGGTGCTGGACCATTCCGGCCTGCAGGCCATTGACGCGCTTGCCATCCGCTATGATGACGCCGGCAAGACATTGCATCTGCGCCATTTGAGCGCCGATTGCCGCCGCCTGCTGCATAAGGCCCGCAAGATCGTAGAAGTTTCGGTGATTGAAGATCCGGAATATGGTGTGGCCGTCGATTATGAAGGCAATTACACCCTGATGCGCGCCCAACCGGAAGAAGGACGGTCTTAA
- a CDS encoding GNAT family N-acetyltransferase, which yields MSYRLSFDHADQQLDVIHAYLAQTYWSPGIPRETVAKAIKGSLCIGVFAEDGAQVGFARVITDRATFAYLADVFIVDGHGGQGLAQKMVRALLDHSEMQGLRRWMLATSDAHGVYEKCGFTALANPDIMMEINRPDIYQG from the coding sequence GTGAGCTATCGTTTAAGTTTTGACCACGCCGATCAACAGCTGGATGTTATTCACGCCTATCTGGCCCAGACCTATTGGTCACCGGGCATCCCGCGTGAAACAGTAGCGAAAGCCATCAAAGGGTCGCTTTGTATAGGCGTCTTCGCGGAAGACGGAGCACAGGTGGGCTTTGCCCGGGTGATCACCGATCGCGCCACCTTCGCCTATCTGGCGGATGTGTTCATAGTGGACGGTCATGGTGGTCAGGGGCTCGCGCAGAAAATGGTCCGCGCGCTTCTGGATCACTCCGAGATGCAGGGCCTGCGCCGCTGGATGCTGGCGACCTCGGACGCCCATGGGGTGTATGAAAAATGTGGCTTCACGGCCCTGGCCAATCCCGACATCATGATGGAAATCAACCGCCCGGATATTTATCAGGGGTGA
- the meaB gene encoding methylmalonyl Co-A mutase-associated GTPase MeaB encodes MIVSAHIYKVRKADTVTHLKDKILNGERRALAKAITLTESTRADHQAAAQALLADILPHTGKSIRLGFTGTPGVGKSTFIEAFGLYLTGQGYKVAVLAVDPSSTRTGGSILGDKTRMELLSKDPNAYIRPSPSGGTLGGVARRTREAMLLCEAAGYDVVLIETVGVGQSEIAVADMVDMFLLMLSPGGGDDLQGIKRGIMELADLVIINKADGDLKAAAGRAAADYKGALHLMRPKYSGWTAGVVLASALKQQGLDKVWAQVQSFEAALKEGGELDRMRAEQARAWMWSEIHDQMMDAFRDHLPTKLSQVEDAVKRGEIPPTAAARELLRDFLKK; translated from the coding sequence ATGATAGTATCGGCGCATATTTATAAAGTAAGAAAAGCAGATACCGTGACCCATCTGAAAGATAAAATACTCAACGGCGAGCGGCGGGCGTTGGCCAAGGCGATCACGCTTACCGAAAGCACCCGCGCCGACCATCAGGCCGCGGCGCAGGCCTTGCTGGCCGATATCCTGCCCCATACCGGAAAATCGATCCGGCTCGGCTTCACCGGCACGCCGGGGGTGGGGAAATCCACCTTTATTGAAGCCTTCGGACTGTATCTCACCGGGCAGGGTTACAAGGTAGCGGTGCTGGCCGTGGACCCCTCTTCGACCCGTACCGGCGGCTCCATCCTGGGCGACAAAACCCGCATGGAATTGCTGTCCAAAGACCCCAACGCCTATATCCGCCCCTCGCCGTCCGGTGGCACTCTCGGCGGGGTGGCGCGGCGCACCCGGGAAGCCATGCTGCTCTGTGAGGCGGCGGGCTATGACGTGGTCCTGATCGAGACAGTCGGCGTCGGCCAATCGGAGATTGCGGTTGCCGACATGGTGGACATGTTCCTGCTGATGCTGTCGCCGGGGGGCGGGGATGACCTGCAGGGCATCAAACGCGGCATCATGGAACTCGCTGATCTGGTGATCATCAACAAAGCCGACGGTGACCTGAAGGCGGCGGCGGGGCGCGCGGCGGCGGACTATAAAGGCGCTCTTCACCTGATGCGGCCCAAATATAGCGGCTGGACTGCCGGGGTGGTTCTGGCATCTGCCCTGAAACAGCAAGGTCTGGACAAGGTCTGGGCCCAGGTTCAGTCTTTTGAGGCGGCCCTGAAAGAAGGGGGAGAGCTGGATCGGATGCGGGCGGAACAGGCCAGGGCCTGGATGTGGTCGGAAATTCATGACCAGATGATGGATGCCTTCCGCGATCACCTGCCCACGAAGCTGTCACAAGTGGAGGATGCCGTAAAACGCGGCGAGATCCCGCCCACCGCTGCCGCACGGGAGCTGCTCAGGGATTTTCTTAAAAAATAA